One Alnus glutinosa chromosome 3, dhAlnGlut1.1, whole genome shotgun sequence genomic region harbors:
- the LOC133864848 gene encoding uncharacterized protein LOC133864848, producing the protein MENKKQVGGSSSSMTFDHLFGPKDPSSASSSSSTGLFGSIFPPPSTVPGRDYSHNQGGSAKYGNPDVISTQISKGTERTGTRTGELKGSNIYQNETMEPCCFSSSIYYGGQENYSPRTRSSESDHILKKDGRDDDSNGSNPNSASRGNWWQGSLYY; encoded by the exons ATGGAGAACAAGAAGCAAGTGGGTGGCTCTTCTTCATCCATGACTTTTGATCACCTTTTTGGTCCTAAAGACCCATCTTCAGCTTCTTCATCATCCTCCACCGGATTATTTGGTTCCATTTTTCCACCACCCTCTACG GTGCCAGGAAGGGACTACTCTCATAACCAAGGCGGCAGTGCCAAATATGGAAATCCAg atgttATCAGTACTCAAATCAGCAAGGGCACTGAACGAACTGGCACAAGAACTGGAGAATTAAAGGGTTCCAATATTTATCAGAATGAAACAATGGAACCTTGCTGTTTCAGCTCATCCATCTACTATGGCGGCCAAGAGAATTATTCTCCAAGAACCCGCTCCTCCGAATCTGACCATATT TTGAAGAAAGATGGGAGAGACGATGATTCAAATGGAAGCAATCCGAATAGCGCTTCAAGAGGGAACTGGTGGCAGG GTTCTCTCTATTACTAA
- the LOC133864985 gene encoding putative lipid-transfer protein DIR1 translates to MGAPMKHISFLVLLMIFLGPDGKRGVHGAGDHQCGKSSIDNEVTKLAPCTLAAHDEKAEVSDKCCTVVKNVDVSCLCAILLSDIAKSSRINPVVAVTIPKRCNIANRAVGYKCGAYTLP, encoded by the exons ATGGGAGCTCCAATGAAGCACATCTCCTTTCTTGTGCTTCTTATGATATTTCTAGGACCTGATGGGAAGCGTGGGGTTCATGGAGCTGGTGATCATCAATGTGGGAAATCCTCCATTGACAATGAGGTTACTAAGCTGGCTCCCTGTACATTGGCAGCGCATGATGAGAAAGCTGAAGTTTCAGATAAGTGCTGCACTGTGGTGAAAAATGTTGACGTGAGTTGCCTCTGCGCCATTTTGCTTTCTGATATAGCTAAGAGTTCTAGGATCAACCCAGTAGTTGCAGTCACCATACCCAAACGCTGCAACATTGCTAATCGTGCTGTGGGTTACAAGTGTGGAG CTTATACATTGCCTTGA